In Tachypleus tridentatus isolate NWPU-2018 chromosome 7, ASM421037v1, whole genome shotgun sequence, a genomic segment contains:
- the Pop5 gene encoding POP5 ribonuclease P/MRP subunit has translation MVRVKQRYFLVEIIPTASRRHLQTELHPSINERSILRSVRESVEEIHGDFGVGVTQAGFTIKMFNSKTSVFVLRVRRGPHVLVASALSFVRRIGNTSLTLKTLHLSGTIRSCLKFLQQYDKQQLVYILRHHRLSQDQKEKIHESVLKSEQKLSGQAEVREEF, from the coding sequence ATGGTACGTGTGAAACAGCGGTATTTTTTGGTGGAAATTATTCCTACTGCTTCTCGACGACATTTACAGACGGAATTACATCCAAGTATAAACGAACGAAGTATATTACGGTCTGTTCGTGAATCAGTAGAAGAAATACATGGAGATTTTGGGGTTGGTGTCACACAAGCTGGTTTTACGatcaaaatgtttaattcaaaaacatcAGTGTTTGTGTTGAGAGTTCGACGAGGACCACACGTGCTCGTTGCATCAGCTCTATCGTTTGTCAGGAGGATTGGGAATACGTCATTGACGTTAAAAACTCTTCATTTAAGTGGCACAATACGCTCTTGCTTGAAGTTTTTGCAACAGTATGACAAACAGcaacttgtttatattttacgACATCATCGACTTTCTCAAGATCAGAAAGAGAAAATTCACGAATCAGTCTTGAAATCGGAACAAAAACTTTCAGGACAAGCAGAAGTGCGGGAAGAATTTTAA